AGGCGGACGCGGTGCGCCAGCTTCGCGACGCGAAGGACGCGCACTCGATCTCGGTCGACGACCTGCGCGACGCGTTCGGCGTCTCGCACGAGACGGCGGCGCACCGCTTCACGAACCTCGCGACGGTGCACCTGGGCATCCCGGTGCACTTCATGAAGGTCCACGAGAGCGGGATCGTGCACAAGGCGTACGAGAACGACGGCGTGCGCTTCCCGTCGGACGCGCTCGGTGCGATCGAGGGGCAGCCGGTGTGCCGGTACTGGACCGCGCGGACGGTCTTCGAGGTCTCGGACCGGCTGTCGCCGTTCTCGCAGTACACGGACACGCCCGCAGGGACGTTCTGGTGCACGTCGCGCACGCAGGAGTCGCACGACGGCACGTTCTCCGTGAGCGTCGGCGTGCCGTTCTCGCTGGTCAAGTGGTTCCGCGGCCGGGACACGACGTCGCGCACCGAGTCGCGCTGCCCCGACCCGTCGTGCTGCCGGCGGCCGTCCGGGGAGCTCGCACAGAAGTGGGAGGGCCAGGTGTGGCCGTCGGCGCGGCCGCACGCGTCGACGCTCGCGACGCTGCCGGTCGGCGCGTTCCCGGGCGTGGACCAGATGGAGGTCCTCGAGTTCCTCGAGCGGCACGCGCCGCGTGGCACCGAGTAGGGGTCGGCACCGTGCGCGGCACTCGTGGCTGAGAAGCCTCCGGGGTGTCGTTCACCGCTCGTGTCAGTCGCTGCTGGCAGGCTCGTCACCAAGGACGAACCACACCGGCTACGAAACTGACGAGGACGGGCGAACCATGACCGAGATGCTCCCTACCGAGGCCCTCTTTCCCGCTCCGGCGCCCGCGGCGCACGGGGCTCTGCGCACGACGTGGGCCGAGGGCCCCTTCCTGGGCTTCGACACCGAGACGACGGGCGTGAGCACGTCGCAGGACCGGATCGTGACGGCGGCGCTCGTGCACCGCCACCCGCTGCTGGGCACGTCGGTCGAGACGTGGCTGATCGACCCGGGCGTCGAGATCCCGGAGGGCGCCGCGGCGATCCACGGCATCACGACCGAGCACGCCCGCGCGCACGGGCAGCAGCCGGCGGTCGCCCTCGAGGAGATCGCGAGCCAGATCGCTCAGGCACTCGGTGAGGGGACGCCGCTCGTCGCGTTCAACGCGACGTTCGACCTGTGCATCCTCGACGCGGAGCTGCGCCGCCACGGCCTGCGCACGCTCGCCGACCGCCTCGGGGCAGAGCCGGTCGGCGTGATCGACCCGCTAGTCCTCGACCGCGCGGTGGACCGGTACCGCAAGGGCAAGCGCAAGCTCGTGGACCTGTGCGCGGTGTACGGCGTGAACGAGTCCGGTGACCTGCACACCGCGGACGTGGACGTGATCGCGACCCTCGACGTGCTCGAGGCGATGGCGCGCCGCCACCCGACGCTCGCGGAGATGAGCCTGCCGATGCTGCACGCGTACCAGGTGGACGCGCACCGCGCGTGGGCCACGAGCTTCAACGACTGGCGTGCCCGTCAGGGGTTCACCGGCCCTGGCGCTGGGATGTCCTGGCTCGTCGACGAGCGCTGAGCGTTGCGCATCTGGTCGCTGCACCCGCAGCACCTCGACCGTCAGGCGCTCATCGCGTGCTGGCGCGAGACGCTGCTCGCGCAGGCGGTGATCGCTGGCCGCACGCGCGGGTATCGCAACCACCCGCAGCTCGAGCGTTTCGTCGCGACGCCGCAGCCGATCGTCTACGTCGGTGCGTACCTGGCAGGGCTTGCTGTCGAGGCGGACGCGCGCGGGTATCGCTTCGACCGCACGCGCATCGACGAGCTACCGGCCGACCTCGCGGCGTTCGACGGCGCGATGGAGGTGACGACGGGGCAGCTCGCTCTTGAGTGGCGGCACCTGCTCGCGAAGCTCGACGCACGCAGCCCGGACGTGGCTGCGGTGCAGCGGGAGCGGGTGGGCGACGGCGTGCCTGGGGTGCACCCAATGTTCCGGGTGGTCGAGGGGCCCGTGGCTTCGTGGGAGCGGGCGGTCTGACGCGCTGATCGCTCTACGCGCTGAGCGTCTTCTGCGACGGGTCGCCAGGCGCGCAGGGGCGGGTGCGGCGCGGGCCCTATGCTCGTGGCTGCGCCGACCGGCGCGCGGCCGCTGCTCTTTCCGCGGTCTTGATCGCGTCTTGGAGAAGTCGAGTGTCTGACCAGCTGCCCCCTTGCCCCGCGTGCGACAGCGAGTACACCTACGAGCAGGGCGGGCTTCTCGTGTGCCCGATGTGCGCGCACGAGTGGACGCCGGCCGCCGATGCTGGTGAGGACGCGGCCGCTGAGGCGACGGTGAAGGACTCGGTGGGCAACGTCCTGGAGGACGGTGACACGGTGACGATCGTCAAGGACCTCAAGGTCAAGGGCGCGGGCGGTGGCGTGGTGAAGGTCGGCACGAAGGTGCGCGGCATCCGTCTCATCACGGACGGCGTGGGCGACCACGACATCGACGCGAAGGTCCCGGGCTTCGGCCAGATGCAGCTCAAGTCGAGCGTCGTCAAGAAAGTTCTGTAGCGCTGCGGTCAGCCCGATATCGGCTCGCGGTGCGCTCGCTAATCCGCGCCCATTTTCAGTCAGGAACGCGACGGCGCTTTACGCAAAGCCGTACGCCAGCAGGGTGACCTTCTGCGGCGCAAGAGCCTGTGCCACGTCGTAGCGGCGCAAGCCAGGAACCCGGTTCTCGGAATCGATGAACGACTTCGCCCATGCTTCGGCAGCAGCTTGCGGCAGGCACCATTCCCCAAGCACTCGCGCATCCACGGCATGAGTGCAGACCACACCTGCCACCGCAGGGGGGATCAGTGCGAATGACGGCGGTCCACACTCTCGAAACCGGGTACAGACGCATCGGCTAGCAGGCTGGTCAGGCTCACAACATGCCGCCACCCTCAAGCCTCGACGAGACCTGCGCTCGCCGCGATGGACCCTCCTCGGCATAAACCAACCGACCAAAAGACGACAAGAAGCGCTACGCTCGCGCCTAGCGTCCAATCATCCGGCTATTGGAGTGGCGACACAGCCATGGCGCGAAAGTCGACCACGTTGCAACAGGCGTGGCGCGGAAGGAAGGCGGTGCGATCTGGTGGCGCCCAAGAAGTCCCGACAACGGCGGAGTAGGTCGGGGGGCCGGAGGCCAAAGGCCGGCCCGACGGACCCGCACCTCGTGGCACTCAGCAGCGCCTTCGACTCCGCACTGCTGCTCTCGGAAGTCTCGAAGACCCCGGATCCGCACGCTGAAGTTGAGAAACGGATTGATGATGCAGCGCACCGCCTCGTTGCGGGCGTCGCTGGCTACGAGCCGCTGGGCACTCTTGAGGCCGTCCGGATGCAGACTCTGCCCTTTGCTAGGCCCGACGACGACAGTCCATCCATCAGTGCACAAGGCGGCCACGCAGCCGCGGAGATCATGACGCTCGCGATCCTCTGCGGAGCGTCAGAACTGGACACCGGCAACGATCCCAAGCGCGTCGATCAGGAGCTGTGCGGCGTCATCAGCGAAGAACTGATCCCCTTGTGCTACGAGATGCTCAACATGGCCAACGTGCGCGATATCCTCGCCGCTGGGCAGCTCGGCGAAATCGAACAGGTTGCCGCGACCGTGCGCGGCAATGGGCGGTGGATTCGAGGTACATCTTATCCTGAGATGCACGACGAGATGCTCCGTGGCCTCTTTGGCGCAGTTGACATCGACGCAGCCGTCCGGGCAGTCCTGGGCTTCGGCGTGGACGATGCTCTGGCTTTCTTACGGACGTGCCATCAGATGCAGATGGACCAGTTCAGCGCCCGCTCACAGGGCCTCGCTGATGCGTTCGGCTCGATCGACATGACGCCCGGGCGCGTACCAACGGAAGACGAGAAGCGCAGGGCGAGCGAGGGGCTTGCTGGTCTGTTCAACCCCTCCGCCGCCCAAGCAGCGATCGCCGTTGCCGACGTAGCAGCCCAGGCACACCTGTCGCACGAAGTTGCGGCCACTATCGCTCTCCTCTTCACCGCACCCACGCCACCTGACGGTCCTGGGAGCGCACTGCGGGCCTACCTGGACGGCAACTCGCCGTTGCGCTCCCATCCGCTTGTCTCTCGGGACGGGCTCGTAATGACCGTCCACCCGGCGCTCATCTCAGATGCCGTGAAGTCGGCCTTCGAAGTTGCACTGAGGGAATCGACGCATTGGGATGCGTACGCCGCACATCGAGGCAAGTACCTCGAGGGCCGGGTTTCTACGCATTTCAGCAAGCTCATCCCTGGTGTCACCGCCCATCACGGCATCGAGTACTTCGTTCCACTGAACGCGGCGCAGGAATCCGGGGATCCCGCTGGCTACACCAAGCTCGTGGAGGGCGACCACCTCTTCGTCATACACGACGTGGCATTCATCGTCGAGGACAAGGCCATACCGCTCAGCGACCGCGCTCGCACCGGCGAGCTGAACCCGTTGCGCCGCAACCTTGCTGCGGCGATCACGAAAGGAGCGGAGCAGGCCGAAAGAATGAAGCGTCGGATTATCAACGATCACGGCCTGCGCCTTCGCGACGGCACGTGGCTCGATCTTCCTGACATTCGAGAGGTGCACAGTGTTGTCACGAGTCTCGACGATATGCCAGGCGTGGCCACTGCTACGGCCACTTTGGTCGCAGCCGACATTCTGACTAGGGACAACATTCCGTGGACCGTCTCGCTCAATGACCTTGACCTCATTGCGCAACTGGTCGATCGCCCCGCCGAGTTCTTGCTGTACGTGCGTCGCCGCACCCACCCCCGTTCGACAGAGATGTTCATGGCGGTCGACGAGCTAGACCTCTTGCTGCTCTTCTTCAGGATGGGGCTCTACGTCGAACCCGACCCCGAAATCGTCGCAACGGAGATGCCCTGGCTCGGTCGACCTCGCCCTGCGGACGTGCGCCGCTATAGACGACAGGCGCCGACTATTGTCTCCAGCCACACCGACGCCCTGGATGCGTGGTACCTATCACTTCATCCTCCGGCAGGGGCGGAGGTCGATGCCGTCGCGCCTAAGCCGAGCATGGTTTCCTCACCATTGGCCCCGGTGATCGACACACTGCGTGAGTACGGGATCTTTGGGTGGCTGAGCATCGGTGCCACGCTTCTCGAAGGGTCCTCCGACGCGCAACGCGTCCTCGCGGAGCATCCGGCCACGCTCACCCGGACCCCGTCCCCGGACGGGCGCCCGAGAAGTCTCGCCGTACCTTGGGGCCACAACAAGCAGGACGGCTGGCTCTTGGTGTGGATGACACGTCCGGTCGAGATGGACAGCGAGAGGATCCTCCGGCATGCCCATGCGTACATGGTGGCGAAGAAGCACCAGTTGGGCTTGAGACGGGGTGTCACCTTCGTGTACGACGAGCCAACTGGCCAGTTCATCGGCGCGTCGTACGACTCGGGACAGGCCGCCCCGAACCCCGAGCTCATTGCGAAGGCCGCCGCCTCGCTGCGACCGCTCGGCGAGATGCAGACGCGGGCGCAGTTGACGCAACTTCGCCGGGCCGCGGAGCGTTCCGCAAAGGCCAAGAAGAGCAAGAAGCGGCGTTGATCGGGCCCCGCGGGCCGTCGGCACGTCGAGGACGAGGACGATGCGCCAAGTTACCGATTGACCGTAGCAGCGACGCACCGCCTTCGACATCGCTTCCCCGCACGGTTGTGCGCCCGGACAGGAGACATATGGCCGCCTCTGGGGTAGATCGATATCCACGACGTCTCAGAAGTCACGTACCAACGCTTGTTGAGGTGGTGGCACGCACCGGAGCGAG
This genomic window from Flavimobilis soli contains:
- a CDS encoding exonuclease domain-containing protein produces the protein MLPTEALFPAPAPAAHGALRTTWAEGPFLGFDTETTGVSTSQDRIVTAALVHRHPLLGTSVETWLIDPGVEIPEGAAAIHGITTEHARAHGQQPAVALEEIASQIAQALGEGTPLVAFNATFDLCILDAELRRHGLRTLADRLGAEPVGVIDPLVLDRAVDRYRKGKRKLVDLCAVYGVNESGDLHTADVDVIATLDVLEAMARRHPTLAEMSLPMLHAYQVDAHRAWATSFNDWRARQGFTGPGAGMSWLVDER
- a CDS encoding pyrimidine dimer DNA glycosylase/endonuclease V; amino-acid sequence: MRIWSLHPQHLDRQALIACWRETLLAQAVIAGRTRGYRNHPQLERFVATPQPIVYVGAYLAGLAVEADARGYRFDRTRIDELPADLAAFDGAMEVTTGQLALEWRHLLAKLDARSPDVAAVQRERVGDGVPGVHPMFRVVEGPVASWERAV
- a CDS encoding zinc ribbon domain-containing protein YjdM; the protein is MSDQLPPCPACDSEYTYEQGGLLVCPMCAHEWTPAADAGEDAAAEATVKDSVGNVLEDGDTVTIVKDLKVKGAGGGVVKVGTKVRGIRLITDGVGDHDIDAKVPGFGQMQLKSSVVKKVL